AAGCCACGCCTGCAGCAGTTCTGGCAAGTCCTTCGCAGCCTTGCCACTGAGGTCGGGCTCCCATTCACCAGGATGCAGTAGGAAATCGTATTGGCGGTCCAGCAAGCGGGATCGCATCTGATCCAAAGGACGGCGGATGCCCAGCACACCGATCTGATTGATGAAAGGCGCTGCGGACCCGGCCCCATGAGGTTTGTAGCGCGGTGCTTTCAGCGTCGCTGCATCACCGGCTTCATCCAACGCCGGCTGAGTTCGCGGTTGGTCAGCCCATTGAATCGCCCCGGGTTTTGAGGAGGCTCTGACATCTGAGAGAATGGAGCCATGACCAAGACCAACAAGTTTTCCCCTGAAGTACGTGAGCGTGCAGTGCGGCTGGTGCAGGAGCATCGGGACGAGTATCCCTCGCTCTGGGCCGCCGTTGAATCCATTGCCCCCAAGATTGGCTGTGTGCCCCAGACGCTGCTGGAGTGGGTCAAACGGGTAGAGGTGGATTCCGGTACCCGTGCGGGCACGACGACAGCTGAAGCCCAGCGCATCAAGGAGCTGGAGCGCGAGGTCAAGGAGCTACGCCGTGCCAATGAGATCCTGAAGCTGGCCAGCGCGTTTTTCGCTCAGGCGGAGCTCGACCGCCGGCTCAAGTGATGTACGCCTTGGTGGATGCCCATCGCGTTACCTATGGGGTCGAGCCGATCTGCGAGGTTCTGCAGATTGCCCCATCCGCCTACTGGCGCCATGCGGCAAGGCAGCGTCATCCGGCATTACGCAGTGCACGTGTCCGGCGGGATGCCGTGCTGATGTCAGAGATTGAACGCGTCTGGCAGGCCAATCTGCAGGTCTATGGCGCTGACAAGGTCTGGCGCCAGCTGAACCGTGAAGGCATTGCCGTGGCCCGCTGCACCGTCGAGCGCCTGATGAAACACCTGGGACTGCAGGGCGCCAGACGGGGCAAGGTCGTGCGCACCACGATCAGCCATGCCAAGGCACCCTGTCCGCTGGATCGCGTGAACCGCCAGTTCCAGGCGGACAGGCCCAACCAGCTCTGGGTGTCTGACTTCACCTATGTCTCGACCTGGCAGGGTTGGTTGTATGTGGCCTTTGTCATTGATGTGTTTGCCCGGCGCATCGTGGGCTGGCAGGTCAGCCGTTCCATGCAAACCGACTTTGTGCTCGATGCGCTGGAGCAGGCCTTGTATGCCCGTCAACCCGGGCGGGCAGA
This portion of the Thermithiobacillus plumbiphilus genome encodes:
- a CDS encoding IS3 family transposase (programmed frameshift), with protein sequence MTKTNKFSPEVRERAVRLVQEHRDEYPSLWAAVESIAPKIGCVPQTLLEWVKRVEVDSGTRAGTTTAEAQRIKELEREVKELRRANEILKLASAFFAPGGARPPAQVMYALVDAHRVTYGVEPICEVLQIAPSAYWRHAARQRHPALRSARVRRDAVLMSEIERVWQANLQVYGADKVWRQLNREGIAVARCTVERLMKHLGLQGARRGKVVRTTISHAKAPCPLDRVNRQFQADRPNQLWVSDFTYVSTWQGWLYVAFVIDVFARRIVGWQVSRSMQTDFVLDALEQALYARQPGRADTLIHHSDRGSQYVSIRYTERLAEAGIEPSVGSKGDSYDNALAETINGLYKTELIHRRGPWKSRQSVELATLHWVHWFNNHRLLESIGYIPPAEAEANCYQQLAQKDKVAA